Proteins co-encoded in one Armatimonadota bacterium genomic window:
- a CDS encoding thiamine pyrophosphate-dependent dehydrogenase E1 component subunit alpha: MTRATEISPRDELADVRPEQWRALYRQMLTIRRFEEQVNELYTSARMPGLAHLYIGEEAVAVGVCAALRRDDYITSTHRGHGHCLAKGASVDRMFAELLGKAAGYCRGKGGSMHIADPEVGNLGANAIVGGSAGIAAGAALSARMRGTDQVAVCFFGEGALGQGLLYEAMNMASLWRLPVVYVCENNLYNEYTPASETTAGSMTARPEAFGIPCTEVDGQDVRAVLRAARAAVARARAGEGPSFLLCHTYRYRGHHVGDVNRAYRTREEEQWWMTERDPLTLLARWMTAHGIADAALLAQLDAKVREEIARGLAFALDAPYPDASEVDQHVYA; encoded by the coding sequence ATGACGCGAGCGACCGAGATCTCGCCCCGCGACGAGCTGGCCGACGTCCGGCCCGAGCAGTGGCGGGCCCTGTACCGGCAGATGCTGACCATCCGGCGGTTCGAAGAACAGGTCAACGAGCTGTACACCAGCGCCCGCATGCCCGGACTCGCCCACCTCTACATCGGCGAGGAGGCGGTGGCCGTGGGGGTGTGCGCCGCGCTGCGGCGCGACGACTACATCACCAGCACCCACCGCGGCCACGGCCACTGCCTGGCCAAGGGCGCATCGGTGGACCGCATGTTCGCCGAGCTGCTGGGGAAGGCCGCGGGCTACTGTCGAGGCAAGGGCGGGTCGATGCACATCGCCGACCCCGAGGTGGGCAACCTGGGCGCCAACGCCATCGTGGGGGGCTCGGCCGGCATCGCCGCCGGCGCGGCACTGTCGGCCAGGATGCGCGGGACGGACCAGGTGGCGGTGTGCTTCTTCGGGGAGGGCGCGCTGGGCCAGGGCCTGCTCTACGAGGCGATGAACATGGCATCGCTGTGGCGCCTGCCGGTCGTCTACGTGTGCGAGAACAACCTCTACAACGAGTACACGCCGGCCAGCGAGACGACCGCCGGCTCCATGACGGCGCGGCCCGAAGCGTTTGGGATTCCCTGCACGGAGGTGGACGGCCAGGACGTCCGCGCCGTGCTGCGCGCGGCGCGCGCGGCGGTGGCGCGGGCGCGGGCCGGCGAGGGGCCGTCGTTCCTGCTCTGCCACACCTACCGGTACCGCGGTCACCACGTGGGCGACGTCAACCGGGCCTACCGCACGCGCGAGGAGGAACAGTGGTGGATGACCGAGCGTGACCCGCTGACGCTGCTGGCCCGGTGGATGACGGCCCACGGCATCGCCGACGCCGCCCTGCTGGCGCAGCTCGACGCCAAGGTGCGGGAGGAGATCGCCCGTGGCCTGGCCTTCGCGCTGGACGCCCCCTATCCCGACGCGAGCGAGGTGGACCAGCATGTCTATGCCTAG
- a CDS encoding FadR/GntR family transcriptional regulator, giving the protein MPHIDIATAPIERRKVYELVAERLEELIGDRGLRPGDPLPTERELMQRYRVGRSSVREALRMLESRGLIRASANGTFQVADYGNPLRHSLHLLLELEEATLLEVYEVRKILEVEAAGLAALRRSDDDLRQMAAAIADMEAGLGAQDQYIGADLRFHLAVATATRNRLALRMMHAIRDTLHRALAQVYHIPGSPQRSIQQHRQIVAAISAGDAEAARRRMREHLGRVERDIRSVLLGQGEA; this is encoded by the coding sequence TTGCCACACATCGACATCGCGACCGCGCCCATCGAACGCCGCAAGGTCTACGAGCTGGTGGCCGAGCGGCTGGAGGAGCTGATCGGCGACCGCGGGCTGCGCCCGGGCGACCCGCTGCCCACCGAGCGCGAGCTGATGCAGCGGTACCGGGTCGGGCGCTCCTCGGTGCGCGAGGCCCTGCGCATGCTGGAGTCGCGCGGCCTCATCCGGGCGTCGGCCAACGGTACGTTCCAGGTGGCCGACTACGGCAACCCGCTGCGCCACTCCCTCCACCTCCTCCTCGAGCTCGAGGAGGCTACCCTGCTGGAGGTCTACGAGGTCCGCAAGATCCTCGAGGTGGAAGCGGCGGGGCTGGCCGCGCTGCGCCGGAGCGACGACGACCTCCGGCAGATGGCGGCCGCCATCGCCGACATGGAGGCCGGGCTGGGCGCCCAGGACCAGTACATCGGCGCCGACCTGCGGTTCCACCTGGCCGTGGCCACGGCCACCCGCAACCGCCTGGCGCTTCGCATGATGCACGCGATCCGCGACACCCTGCACCGGGCGCTGGCGCAGGTCTACCACATTCCCGGCAGCCCGCAGCGGTCGATCCAGCAGCACCGGCAGATCGTGGCGGCGATCAGCGCCGGCGACGCGGAGGCCGCCCGCCGTCGGATGCGCGAGCACCTGGGCCGGGTCGAGCGGGACATCCGCAGCGTGTTGCTGGGGCAGGGTGAGGCATGA
- a CDS encoding alpha-ketoacid dehydrogenase subunit beta yields the protein MPSAQVQPATAPEVRELTFAQAVREALAEEMRRDPRVFIIGEDVAEAGHPFKVLTGLVEEFGRDRVIDTPISEAGFTGIAVGAAMTGMRPVVDIMFGDFITLAMDQIVNQAAKVHYMSGGKLRVPMVVRTTLGATRRSAAQHSQSLHAWLCHVPGLKVALPSTPYDAKGLLKAAIRDDNPVIVFEDKMTYQLKGPVPADDYVIPLGVADVKRAGRDVTIVATSSMVHVALAAAELLAGEGIEAEVVDPRTTVPLDVETLVASARKTGRVIVVDEGYEKYGVTGELAAVIAEGAFYDLDAPVRRLGAMHVPVPFSPVLEDLTVPTAERVAAVARELCGTR from the coding sequence ATGCCTAGCGCGCAGGTCCAGCCCGCCACTGCCCCGGAGGTCCGGGAGCTCACCTTCGCGCAGGCGGTGCGCGAGGCGTTGGCCGAGGAGATGCGCCGCGACCCGCGGGTGTTCATCATCGGCGAGGACGTGGCCGAAGCGGGCCACCCCTTCAAGGTGCTGACGGGCCTGGTCGAGGAGTTCGGCCGCGACCGCGTCATCGACACGCCCATCTCCGAGGCGGGATTCACGGGCATCGCCGTCGGCGCCGCCATGACCGGCATGCGGCCCGTGGTGGACATCATGTTCGGCGACTTCATCACGCTGGCCATGGACCAGATCGTCAACCAGGCCGCCAAGGTCCACTACATGTCGGGCGGCAAGCTCAGGGTCCCCATGGTCGTCCGCACGACGCTGGGCGCCACGCGCCGCTCGGCCGCCCAGCACAGCCAGAGCCTGCACGCCTGGCTCTGCCACGTCCCCGGCCTGAAGGTGGCCCTGCCCTCCACGCCCTACGACGCCAAGGGCCTGCTGAAAGCCGCCATCCGCGACGACAACCCGGTGATCGTCTTCGAGGACAAGATGACCTACCAGCTCAAGGGGCCGGTGCCGGCGGACGACTACGTGATCCCCCTGGGCGTCGCCGACGTGAAACGCGCGGGGCGCGACGTGACCATCGTGGCCACCAGCAGCATGGTGCACGTGGCACTGGCCGCCGCCGAGCTGCTGGCCGGCGAGGGGATCGAGGCCGAGGTGGTGGACCCGCGGACCACCGTGCCCCTGGACGTGGAGACCCTGGTGGCGTCGGCCCGCAAGACCGGCCGCGTCATCGTGGTGGACGAGGGCTACGAGAAGTACGGGGTCACCGGGGAGCTCGCCGCGGTGATCGCCGAGGGCGCCTTCTACGACCTCGACGCGCCGGTGCGGCGGCTCGGCGCCATGCACGTGCCGGTGCCGTTCTCGCCGGTGCTGGAGGACCTGACCGTGCCGACGGCCGAGCGGGTCGCGGCCGTGGCGCGGGAACTCTGCGGCACGCGCTGA
- a CDS encoding NAD(P)-dependent oxidoreductase, which translates to MTQVGFVGLGVMGSRMAKRLLDAGYPVVGYNRTRAKAQWLVDLGMRWADSPRAVAEAADVVITMMADTDALRAVTRGPDGILAGLRPGTVYIDMSTVSPAESRALAAEVAARGAHMLDAPVSGSVTTLEEGRLSIMVGGDREVLERVRPVLEAIGPTVTYVGAQGLAVTMKIATNLSLAVQMLAFSEGVLLAEKNGIPRATAVEVLLRSVAASPMLVYRGPLVLAPPPEAWFDCRMMQKDLLLALELGRQAGVPLPTTALTNEFLSAARAMGYGHRDFAALFNVLADMAGGGGHP; encoded by the coding sequence ATGACGCAGGTCGGGTTCGTCGGACTGGGCGTGATGGGCAGCCGCATGGCCAAGCGGCTGCTGGACGCCGGGTACCCGGTGGTCGGCTACAACCGCACCCGGGCCAAGGCGCAGTGGCTGGTGGACCTGGGCATGCGCTGGGCCGACTCGCCGCGGGCGGTGGCCGAGGCGGCCGACGTGGTCATCACCATGATGGCGGACACCGACGCCCTGCGCGCGGTGACCCGCGGGCCCGACGGCATCCTGGCGGGCCTGCGCCCCGGCACGGTGTACATCGACATGAGCACCGTGAGCCCCGCGGAGAGCCGGGCCCTGGCCGCCGAGGTCGCGGCGCGCGGGGCGCACATGCTCGACGCCCCGGTCTCGGGCAGCGTGACCACGCTGGAGGAAGGCCGGCTCTCCATCATGGTGGGCGGGGACCGCGAGGTCCTGGAGCGGGTGCGGCCGGTCCTGGAAGCGATCGGGCCGACGGTGACCTACGTGGGCGCCCAGGGGCTGGCCGTCACCATGAAGATCGCCACCAACCTGAGCCTAGCCGTGCAGATGCTGGCGTTCTCAGAGGGCGTGCTGCTGGCCGAGAAGAACGGGATCCCGCGCGCGACGGCCGTGGAGGTGCTGCTGCGCAGCGTCGCCGCCTCGCCGATGCTGGTCTACCGGGGCCCGCTGGTGCTGGCCCCGCCGCCGGAGGCCTGGTTCGACTGCCGCATGATGCAGAAGGACCTGCTGCTGGCGCTGGAGCTGGGCCGCCAGGCGGGCGTGCCGCTGCCCACCACCGCCCTGACCAACGAGTTCCTGAGCGCGGCACGCGCCATGGGCTACGGCCATCGCGACTTCGCGGCGCTGTTCAACGTGCTGGCCGACATGGCCGGTGGGGGAGGGCACCCATGA
- a CDS encoding Xaa-Pro peptidase family protein — protein sequence MGLKTFGLMHVDWEQRVDMERLRRERLARAKRFLKASELGALLCFDMNNIRYITATHIGTWAMDKLVRFALLPQDDEPILWDFGSAARHHQLYCPWLGERSRAGISTLRGAYPGQARDVARKIRVELEARNLHREPLGVDVVEVPVLEALRAEGLTVVDGQALMQEVRKIKTQDEIVLLTTACMMVDAAYEALYEAMRPGMRENECVALVNKVLYELGSEHVEGVNAISGERCSPHPHVYTDRVLRPGDPVYFDILHAFLGYRTCYYRTFVIGSASQAQVDAYKRCRDYLDAAIALIRPGATTADVVRVWPKAQEFGFPNEEAAFALQYGHGVGLSIWEKPIFSRLVSFDAPEVIEENMVFALETFWPAADGWSAARIEEQLVVTKDGCEVITRFPAEKLMVAGRRYYTATGPLETTRETESHKNRATSPLEAVMAGAAVEGSQAPAR from the coding sequence ATGGGACTCAAGACGTTCGGCCTCATGCACGTGGACTGGGAGCAGCGGGTCGACATGGAGCGGCTCCGCCGCGAGCGGCTGGCCCGCGCCAAGCGGTTCCTGAAGGCCTCGGAGCTGGGCGCGCTGCTGTGCTTCGACATGAACAACATCCGGTACATCACCGCCACCCACATCGGCACCTGGGCCATGGACAAGCTGGTGCGCTTTGCGCTGCTGCCCCAGGACGACGAGCCGATCCTGTGGGACTTCGGCTCGGCGGCGCGCCACCACCAGCTCTACTGCCCGTGGCTGGGCGAGCGGTCGCGGGCCGGCATCTCGACCCTGCGCGGCGCCTACCCGGGACAGGCGCGGGACGTCGCCCGCAAGATCCGCGTCGAGCTCGAGGCCCGCAACCTGCACCGCGAGCCCCTGGGCGTGGACGTGGTGGAGGTGCCGGTCCTGGAGGCCCTGCGGGCCGAGGGCCTCACGGTGGTGGACGGCCAGGCGCTGATGCAGGAGGTCCGCAAGATCAAGACCCAGGACGAGATCGTCCTGCTGACCACGGCCTGCATGATGGTGGATGCGGCCTACGAGGCGCTCTACGAGGCGATGCGGCCCGGTATGCGGGAGAACGAGTGCGTGGCGCTGGTGAACAAGGTGCTCTACGAGCTGGGCTCCGAGCACGTGGAGGGCGTCAACGCCATCTCGGGCGAGCGCTGCAGCCCGCACCCGCACGTCTACACCGACCGGGTGCTGCGGCCGGGCGACCCGGTCTACTTCGACATCCTGCACGCCTTCCTGGGGTACCGCACGTGCTACTACCGCACCTTCGTCATCGGCAGCGCGAGCCAGGCGCAGGTGGACGCCTACAAGCGGTGCCGCGACTACCTGGACGCGGCCATCGCCCTGATCCGTCCCGGCGCCACCACGGCCGACGTGGTGCGGGTGTGGCCCAAGGCACAGGAGTTCGGCTTCCCCAACGAGGAAGCGGCGTTCGCGCTGCAGTACGGCCACGGCGTCGGCCTCTCGATCTGGGAGAAGCCGATCTTCAGCCGGCTGGTGTCGTTCGACGCCCCCGAGGTCATCGAGGAGAACATGGTGTTCGCCCTGGAGACGTTCTGGCCCGCGGCCGATGGGTGGTCGGCGGCGCGCATCGAGGAACAGCTGGTGGTGACGAAGGACGGCTGCGAGGTCATCACCCGCTTCCCGGCCGAGAAGCTCATGGTGGCCGGGCGCCGCTACTACACGGCCACGGGCCCGCTGGAGACCACCCGGGAGACCGAGTCGCACAAGAACCGGGCGACGAGCCCGCTGGAGGCCGTGATGGCCGGCGCCGCGGTCGAAGGCAGCCAGGCGCCGGCGCGGTAG